One window of Pyrus communis chromosome 12, drPyrComm1.1, whole genome shotgun sequence genomic DNA carries:
- the LOC137711222 gene encoding uncharacterized protein isoform X1: protein MTRGGFGGRRPAMKGVYSPPGDYIYFRSQVPLHKIPIGTKQWRYHDFGPKAVPPLICLPGTAGTADVCYKQIMPLSMKGYRVISVDIPSVWNHHEWILAFEKFLDAIDVHHIHIYGTALGGFLAQLFAQHRPRRVRSLILSNTFLDTRNFSAEMPWAPVINWTPSFLLKRYVLTGILDGPHEPFIADSVDFVVSQVEMLSREDLASRLTLTADTVSVGPLLLTDSFITIMDTNDYSGIPQQLKDEVGERYLNARQAQLKTGGDFPFLSRPDEVNLHLQLHLRQVGVEPRPDLVPGISKGGGGGSSSKESEKKDPEDPPNDDKGSLDNPFAEPQLPPAPESSESHSSEDQLISNAKFCHFGDGDTTLKNQHTITTEFVMRLGREMFSVHLLSFYMASLYISLNCNPKLRPVV, encoded by the exons ATGACAAGGGGAGGTTTTGGGGGTAGAAGACCAGCAATGAAAGGCGTCTACTCGCCGCCCGGAGATTACATCTACTTCAGGTCCCAAGTCCCTCTTCACAAGATCCCA ATTGGCACGAAGCAGTGGCGATACCATGATTTTGGCCCAAAAGCAGTACCTCCTCTTATTTGTCTTCCTGGAACAGCAGGGACAGCTGATGTCTGCTACAAGCAGATCATGCCCTTGTCCATGAAG GGTTATCGGGTGATTTCTGTTGATATTCCAAGTGTATGGAATCATCACGAGTGGATTCTAGCATTTGAGAAATTCTTGGATGCGATTGATGTCCATCAC ATACATATCTATGGTACAGCCCTTGGGGGCTTCTTGGCTCAACTTTTTGCTCAGCATCGTCCAAGAAGAGTTCGGTCATTGATACTATCAAACACATTTTTGGACACGCGTAACTTCTCTGCAGAAATGCCATGGGCTCCCGT CATTAATTGGACCCcttcttttttgttgaaaagatatGTCTTGACCGGAATACTCGATGGCCCCCATGAGCCATTTATTGCAGATTCAGTCGACTTTGTTGTTTCTCAG GTTGAGATGCTCTCAAGAGAGGACCTCGCCTCCAGGTTAACTTTAACCGCTGATACTGTTTCAGTTGGACCGCTGTTGCTTACAGATTCATTCATTACTATAATGGAT ACAAATGACTACAGCGGGATTCCTCAACAACTCAAAGATGAAGTTGGCGAAAGGTATCTTAACGCAAGGCAAGCACAATTGAAGACTGGGGGAGATTTTCCGTTCCTGTCACGACCAGATGAAGTTAACTTACATCTTCAG CTGCATCTAAGACAGGTTGGTGTGGAACCTCGACCTGACTTAGTTCCAGGTATTTCAAAGGGAGGTGGCGGTGGTAGTTCTAGCAAAGAGAGTGAGAAAAAAGACCCAGAAGATCCACCCAATGATGATAAAGGAAGCCTGGATAATCCATTTGCAGAACCTCAGCTACCTCCGGCTCCAGAGAGTTCAGAATCTCATAGCTCAGAAGACCAGCTCATCAGCAATGCAAAATTCTGCCACTTCGGTGATGGAGACACgaccttgaagaatcaacacaCTATAACCACTGAATTTGTTATGCGACTTGGTCGTGAGATGTTTTCTGTTCATTTGCTTTCATTTTATATGGCATCGTTGTACATTAGTTTGAACTGTAATCCGAAGCTCAGACCTGTTGTGTAA
- the LOC137711222 gene encoding uncharacterized protein isoform X2 has protein sequence MTRGGFGGRRPAMKGVYSPPGDYIYFRSQVPLHKIPIGTKQWRYHDFGPKAVPPLICLPGTAGTADVCYKQIMPLSMKGYRVISVDIPSVWNHHEWILAFEKFLDAIDVHHIHIYGTALGGFLAQLFAQHRPRRVRSLILSNTFLDTRNFSAEMPWAPVINWTPSFLLKRYVLTGILDGPHEPFIADSVDFVVSQVEMLSREDLASRLTLTADTVSVGPLLLTDSFITIMDTNDYSGIPQQLKDEVGERYLNARQAQLKTGGDFPFLSRPDEVNLHLQFQVFQREVAVVVLAKRVRKKTQKIHPMMIKEAWIIHLQNLSYLRLQRVQNLIAQKTSSSAMQNSATSVMETRP, from the exons ATGACAAGGGGAGGTTTTGGGGGTAGAAGACCAGCAATGAAAGGCGTCTACTCGCCGCCCGGAGATTACATCTACTTCAGGTCCCAAGTCCCTCTTCACAAGATCCCA ATTGGCACGAAGCAGTGGCGATACCATGATTTTGGCCCAAAAGCAGTACCTCCTCTTATTTGTCTTCCTGGAACAGCAGGGACAGCTGATGTCTGCTACAAGCAGATCATGCCCTTGTCCATGAAG GGTTATCGGGTGATTTCTGTTGATATTCCAAGTGTATGGAATCATCACGAGTGGATTCTAGCATTTGAGAAATTCTTGGATGCGATTGATGTCCATCAC ATACATATCTATGGTACAGCCCTTGGGGGCTTCTTGGCTCAACTTTTTGCTCAGCATCGTCCAAGAAGAGTTCGGTCATTGATACTATCAAACACATTTTTGGACACGCGTAACTTCTCTGCAGAAATGCCATGGGCTCCCGT CATTAATTGGACCCcttcttttttgttgaaaagatatGTCTTGACCGGAATACTCGATGGCCCCCATGAGCCATTTATTGCAGATTCAGTCGACTTTGTTGTTTCTCAG GTTGAGATGCTCTCAAGAGAGGACCTCGCCTCCAGGTTAACTTTAACCGCTGATACTGTTTCAGTTGGACCGCTGTTGCTTACAGATTCATTCATTACTATAATGGAT ACAAATGACTACAGCGGGATTCCTCAACAACTCAAAGATGAAGTTGGCGAAAGGTATCTTAACGCAAGGCAAGCACAATTGAAGACTGGGGGAGATTTTCCGTTCCTGTCACGACCAGATGAAGTTAACTTACATCTTCAG TTCCAGGTATTTCAAAGGGAGGTGGCGGTGGTAGTTCTAGCAAAGAGAGTGAGAAAAAAGACCCAGAAGATCCACCCAATGATGATAAAGGAAGCCTGGATAATCCATTTGCAGAACCTCAGCTACCTCCGGCTCCAGAGAGTTCAGAATCTCATAGCTCAGAAGACCAGCTCATCAGCAATGCAAAATTCTGCCACTTCGGTGATGGAGACACgaccttga
- the LOC137710888 gene encoding probable calcium-binding protein CML13, with the protein MGKDLSDDQVSSMKEAFTLFDTDNDGKIAPSELGILMRSLGGNPTQAQLKSIVAEEKLTAPFDFPRFLELMAKHMKPEPFDRQLRDAFKVLDKDSTGFVSVSELRHILTSIGEKLEPSEFDEWIREVDVGSDGKIKYEDFIARMVAK; encoded by the coding sequence ATGGGCAAGGATTTGAGCGATGACCAAGTATCGTCGATGAAGGAGGCGTTCACGCTCTTCGATACCGACAACGACGGCAAGATTGCTCCGTCCGAGCTAGGGATCCTAATGCGATCGCTCGGTGGCAACCCGACCCAGGCCCAACTCAAATCCATAGTCGCCGAGGAGAAGCTCACCGCCCCCTTCGACTTCCCTCGCTTCCTCGAACTCATGGCCAAGCACATGAAGCCCGAGCCCTTCGATCGCCAGCTCCGCGACGCCTTCAAGGTTCTCGACAAGGACTCCACCGGGTTCGTCTCCGTCTCGGAGCTCCGGCACATCCTCACCAGCATCGGCGAGAAATTGGAGCCCTCCGAATTTGACGAGTGGATCCGAGAGGTGGATGTCGGGTCCGATGGGAAGATCAAATACGAGGACTTCATTGCCAGAATGGTGGCCAAGTGA